The genomic segment TATTTACCCCAACGATCATCAATCACTTAACAACACTTTAAAACTCTCCGTCTCTGATCTTCCTATGTTATCATGTCAGTATATTCAGAAAGGCGTTTTATTGACCCAATCTCCTTTCGAATCCTCTATTTCTCTCATTTCTCATCTCGAAATTTCCCTTGCCAAAACCTTAGCCCATTTCCCTCCCCTCGCAGGCCGTTTAATTACGGACTCTCAGGGGTACGTTTACATCGTTTGTAACGATGCTGGTGTAGATTTTGTACATGCAAAAGCACCCCACCTCAATCTCTCAACACTTGTTCCACAAAATCAAGCAGATATTCCGATTTATTTTCGAAAGTTCTTCCAATTTGATAGTACTTTGAGTTATGCTGGGCATAATAAACCCTTAATGGCTATTCAAGTTACTGAACTAAATGATGGTGTATTCATCGGATGTACGATGAATCACGCCGTCGTTGATGGTACTTCCTTTTGGAATTTCTTCAATACTTTTGCTGAATTTTCAAAAGGCGAGAAGAAGATTAGTAGGCAGCCGAGTTTTAACCGTAAGACGGTGTTTGATTCACCGGCGGTGTTGAAGTTCCCGGACGGTGGACCGTCGGCTACTTTCTCCGGCGACGAGCCGATCCGTGAAAAGATCTTCCATTTCAGCCGTGAAGCCATATTGAAACTGAAGTATAGGGCAAATAGAACGGCTGTTAACGGTAAGGTTAACGGAAAGATAACACCAGTTAATGACGAGCCGGCTTTGAAAAACGGCTCGGCTACGGCTTCGGAGATTTCGTCATTTCAGTCATTGAGTGGTCAATTATGGAGATCGGTGACACGGGCTAGGAAATTGGACGGGAACAAAACGACGACGTTTAGGATGGCGGTTAATTGTCGCCATCGGCTGGAGCAAAAGATGGAGCCACTGTATTTTGGGAACGCCATTCAAAGTATCCCGACCGTTGCTTATGTTAAGGAGCTGTTATCTAACGACTTATATTGGAGCGCGAATCAGCTACATCAAAATGTAGTGGCGCATGGTGATTTCACTGTGCGCCGTGGTGTGAAGGATTGGGAAAGTAATCCTAGGTTATTTCCTCTTGGTAATTTTGATGGAGCTATGATTACTATGGGAAGTTCACCTAGGTTTCCAATGTACGATAATGATTTCGGGTGGGGCCGACCTGTCGCGGTCCGAAGTGGTATGGCTAATAAATTTGATGGTAAGATCTCCGCTTTCCCTGGACGAGAAGGAAATGGAACCGTTGATCTTGAAGTGGTTTTGGCACCCGAGACAATGGCGGGACTTGAAGAGGACATGGAATTTATGCAGTATGTTTCTTAATGGTGTTTGTCTATTAATGTGCAAAAAATTCAGGCTTAATGTGTTTAAATGAAAAATTGGTTGAGTTTGTACATCGAGATGACAAATGGGTGCAAGTTTAGGTTGTTGCCATTAGGCTATTTCGCCAATTGTGTTTTTTGTATTTAACAAAGTGTGTGAAGGTTAAATTGAACAACAATGATCAAGAGAACACTTGAAATCTTGAAGGGCAAAAAGGTTGGAAAATGTTActccctttttttctatttttactggATTTATTCATGTGGTAATTGACACATCTAAAGATAATGAACATCAAAGTGAatttaatctctctctctctcttctttttttttttcattttatgaaaaaaaagaagtcgAGTGGTCCAAAATAGAACATTTGGGGGCCTTTTACTGTTGAGGATAAAATATGGGGTAACGCTAGAATTAGTGGAACTTGATGCTTTATATCTCATTTAGAATTTTAGATTtccaattctttcattattgaaGGTCCTAAAAGATTAGTAATTAAAACCTCACAATCTAACCGTAGTTCTAAATTTAACTGCCGTCAAATGACACTACgtcaaaagagaaaaagaaatccTATATAACCTTAATTGACAAATTAAACATTATTAGGGTGGAATTTCATATTTAAAACTTGAATGTGCAAagtcaaataagagaaaaatgaaagaagtcactactaaaaaaaataaaaaaaaacgaccatcaaaaatcgaccacaagtattcgggttttaattttttttttaaaagcgaccgcatgtggtcgcttttatattttaacaaatcaaaataattatttcaataattttaatattaattattatttattttacaaataagaattcaaaaagtaacaaaatcgaccacttttaaaaattctttttaatttagttttaaaaaaatcgaccacttgtggtcgattttaaaaattattttttaatttatttttaaaaaaaaagaccatTAGTGGTCGGtttgttaaataaaataaaaaataatttttaaaaaaacgaccacttgtggtcgatttttgaactaaaaaacttaaaaagtaaataaaatttagtGACACCTAATTATATaaatgtaatcaaatatatattattttcataaaaaataattatatatataatctaatatatatatatatatatatataattttttgaaattacactgatcacacgtagtcgataactagtataataataataataaaaatcaatcattcttaaattttatgaaaaaattacactaaaaaatatttcaaataaaataaacaaattacgttatacataatttttatcttttacttatgtttcaatatataaaataaatattttcctttgtatatatgttaaatgacattaaacatgcataataatctttgtataatgaatatatatatatatatatatatcataccgttgagataatgatattatgttactattccaGTCATAATGATATTACCGTtgaaatatctttatatatatatatatatatatatatctagtatattaagctaatcaaatataattaatcgatcactcatctgagtatgtataagaaacacatcgcattatattattggataatatacttatgtgtgtgtatgtattggtatatatataatatatacattttatataaCGACAGtgtattaatgacataagataaatcaaccgataatttatttgagtatatgtgaaatacaatggagaagtaaaatcgggtatgtaatgtatatagtacatatatgaaatacgtcacattatattattggataatatacttgtgtgcgcatgtgatgtatatagtacgtattgatATAGTTTATAGTGTGtacatgtgtgtgtatgtataggtatatatatatatatatattatatacatattatatagtgaaggtatattaatgacataagataaaccaaccgataattcaactgagtatctgtgaaatacattgtatattattatggggtagtaaaatcgggtatgtgatgatttgaaacgatagaagtaataatatactgtacgttaaagttatattaatgtaagtcAATCAAATTAATCGAGAACTCATCAAAGTttatatatgaaatacgtcgcattatattaatGGATAATATACTCATGTACGTATGCGATGTGTATAGTACgaatttagaacttgatatagtcgataatgtgtatatgtgtgtgtgtgtatatatatatatattatgtagtgaaggtataataacataagataaactaaccgataattcatctgagtatatgtgaaatacattgtatattattatCGGATAATAAAATCGTGTATGTGGTGTATATAGTACATTTTtaagagttgatatatatatatatatatatatatatatatatatatNNNNNNNNNNNNNNNNNNNNNNNNNNNNNNNNNNNNNNNNNNNNNNNNNNNNNNNNNNNNNNNNNNNNNNNNNNNNNNNNNNNNNNNNNNNNNNNNNNNNTCaaaatatgtatatgaaatacgtcacATTATATTACGGAGTAATATATattcgtgtacgtatgtgatgtatatagtacgtatttaaaacttgatagtcgatagtgtgtatgtgtgtatgtatacgtctctctctatatatattttatgcaGTGATGTACGTAGTGCGTGGTTATAagcttacatttatatatatatgtatgtaaacatatataaacatgcttattttattttatatttatagttaTAAGCTTaccattttttactttttatcaattcaaatataatattttattatttttcgtaaacatgcacattcataattattttacaaaatacattatctattattattgaaataaacGACAGTTTTTAAATTTGTGTATTTTATAACTCAATTGTGCCAATTCataacaattttaaattaattttacccGATTTATTATAATTCTAGTCAAATTGTATCTAATTagacttaatttaatttttcatctaaTTTTAATCAAAATCTTAATATTTAGATCTCAATCGTTGATCAAATTGATCCGACGGCTGAGATCACATTTCTCTTTGCTTTTCATTTTTTAGCTAACAGAAAACCCTAAGCTTATTCTATTCAACAACAACCGCATCTctctactttctctctctttctcccctCTTTCTCTCTGCCGCCGCCGCCGCCGCCGCCGCCGCCGCCGCCACCGCAACACCGGTTATCGACCGAAAAAACAACGGCAACATCAACCCCGACAACCTCCAAGTTGCGTCTCCGCTCCCCCACCACACTGTCGCCTGTCGGTCAACCGTCAAATACCACATCCCAAGACCACCGTCAAATATGGAACAAGGTGAAGTTTGGAAGTTCTTATTGGCCTTAATTGAATGTACAACTAGTATTTTTGGACTTGTAAATTATGCCATAGTGTTTGTTGATGgtaatcttttcaaaattcagCTCCTCAAGACACGGAAGCGGCTAGAGCTTCTTCTTGAGGATCTTCCGTGTGACCATGATCCTTGGGATTATTATGAAACATCAGATCAGCTTTTGGAACCACTGCTGCTGTGCTATGACTCACTGGTACAAGTCAATTCTGTTTGCTTTCATGATCCGTTTATGCATCTCCTAATTATTATTTAAGATTcctgaagtgaattagtgagatGTTGGATCTTGACTTCCTTTTTCTCCCTGTCGATTGATTAGTTGAGATGTTGGATCTTGCCTGCCTTTTGAATGGACTATCATGTCATTTCTCTCTTGTCGTGAATGTGTAGAATTTACTAAAATgcggtcacttgagaagtgattagtgattcaaaaatattttatgtgtagTTACTTGTAAGTTGAACTTGTGGTTTGAATATAGTTAAAGTGTGGTCAGTagagaaataaataatttacttgaaaatgtttaagtgtaggtacttgaaatgtggacttgtgttttgaatttagtttattgtggtcatttgagaagtgaattagtgagtcgaaaatgtttaagtctaattacttgaaaggtggacttgtgttttgaatgtatttaagtgtggtcactagaaaagtgagttagtgagtcgaaaatatttaagtatagatacttgaaatgtggacttgtgttttgaatttagttaagtgtggtcacttgagaagtgaataagtgacttaaaaatgtttaagcgtagttacttgaaaggtgaacttgtgttttgaatttagttaagtgtggtcacttgataagtgcattattgagtctaaaatatttaagtatagttacttaaaaggtggacttgtgttttgaatatagttaagtgtgatcacttgagaagtgagttagtgacttgaaaatgtttaagtgtaggtacttgaaatgtgaactttgcattttgaatttagtttagtttggtaacttgtgaagtgacttagtgacttgaaaatgtttaggtgtaggtacttgaaatgtgaactttttattttgaatttagtttagtttggtaacttgtgaagtgaattagtgacttgaaatgtgtaggtgtaggtacttgaagtgcgaacttttcattttgaattaagtttagtttggtaacttgtgaagtgaattagtaatttgaaaatgtttaggtgtagatacttgaaatgagaacttttcattttgaattttgttgagttaggtaacttgtgaagtgaaatagtgacttgaaatgtttaagtgtagttacttgaattatgaattagtgacttttgttttgaatttaggtacttgaaatgtgaacttgcgttTTCATTTTAGTAAAGTTTGGTCACTTGATAagtgtgaattt from the Capsicum annuum cultivar UCD-10X-F1 chromosome 9, UCD10Xv1.1, whole genome shotgun sequence genome contains:
- the LOC107842775 gene encoding protein ENHANCED PSEUDOMONAS SUSCEPTIBILITY 1, coding for MNRATLVTPNLYKYLPTVLLLSPSPSPFSISQLPYPIFLATMPSSSLFIVSKSTIYPNDHQSLNNTLKLSVSDLPMLSCQYIQKGVLLTQSPFESSISLISHLEISLAKTLAHFPPLAGRLITDSQGYVYIVCNDAGVDFVHAKAPHLNLSTLVPQNQADIPIYFRKFFQFDSTLSYAGHNKPLMAIQVTELNDGVFIGCTMNHAVVDGTSFWNFFNTFAEFSKGEKKISRQPSFNRKTVFDSPAVLKFPDGGPSATFSGDEPIREKIFHFSREAILKLKYRANRTAVNGKVNGKITPVNDEPALKNGSATASEISSFQSLSGQLWRSVTRARKLDGNKTTTFRMAVNCRHRLEQKMEPLYFGNAIQSIPTVAYVKELLSNDLYWSANQLHQNVVAHGDFTVRRGVKDWESNPRLFPLGNFDGAMITMGSSPRFPMYDNDFGWGRPVAVRSGMANKFDGKISAFPGREGNGTVDLEVVLAPETMAGLEEDMEFMQYVS